The genomic region AGCGGCAGGCTGCCCAGGCACTGTTTCTCATTCCGCACGAAGGCCGACGGCACCGCCTGAGGGAACGGCTGGTAGACGGCGGTGCGGGTCGCCAGCCCCAGGTCGAACTCGTTCGGGAACCGCTGCGGGCAGACCTTGGCGCAGTCCCCGCACGCCGTGCACTGCTTCACGTCCACGAACCGCGCCTTCTGGTGCACGGTTACCGTGAAGTTGCCGACGAATCCGGAGACCTTCTTCACGGTCGACAGCGTCAGCAGTTCTACATTCGGGTGGCGCGATACATCCACCATCTTCGGCGTGAGAATGCAGGCCGAGCAGTCGAGGGTCGGAAAGGTCTTGTCGAGCTGGGCCATGTGCCCGCCGATGGACGGTTCTTTCTCGACCAGGTAGACCTTGTGCCCGGCCTCGGCGATGTCGAGGGCAGCCTGGATGCCGGAAATGCCCGCCCCGACCACCATCACCGCCTTGGTCACATCCGCGTATCGGTCCTCCAGCGGCTCGAGCAGGTTCGCCCGCGCCACCGAACTGCGGACCAGGTCCTTCGCCTTCTCGGTCGCCTCAGCCCTGTCTACGTGCACCCACGAACACTGCTCGCGGATATTGCACATCTCGAAGAGGTACGGGTTCATTCCGGAGCCGAACACCGCGCCGCGGAACGTCGGCTCGTGCATGCGCGGAGAACAGGCCGCCACGACGACGCGGGTCAGCCCCAACTCCTTGATGTCTCTCTTGACCAGGTCCTGGCCCGGATCCGAGCACATGTACATGTAGTCGCGGCCGATGACGACGTTGGGCAGGGTCATCGCGTACTCGGCCACCGCCTTCACGTCGACGGTCTGGGCAATGTTGATGCCGCAGTGGCAGACATAGACGCCTATCTTCGGAGCGTTCTTCGCCATACCTACTCCCCGCTCTCAGTTCTGAGCTCTGGTCTCTGGTTTCTGAGCTCTGGACTGTCCAATCCCGCCATTACGTCTTCATTTCCTTGATCTTCGTCCGCAGCGCGGGGACCACTTTGTGCAGGTCGTCCACGATGCCGTAGTGAGCCACCGAGAAAATCGGCGCCTTTGGGTCCTTGTTCACGGCGATGATCGTATCCGCGCCTTTCATACCGGCGATGTGCTGGAACGCGCCCGAGATACCGAGAGCGATGTACAGCTTCGGCTTGATGGTCTTGCCCGAGGAGCCAATCTGCACTTCCTTGGGCAGCCAGCCCGCGTCTACTACCGGCCGCGAGGCCGCGAGCACCGCGCCGATGTCCTGCGCGAACTCCTGCGCCAGCGGCATGTTCTTCGCTTCCTTGATGCCGCGGCCGATGCCGACCACGATCGTCGCCTTGGTGATATCGATGCCGGTGGTCGGCACTTCCTCGAGGCTAAGGAACTTCGTCTTCGCCCCGGAAACCACGTCCCCGGCGTCCCACTTCTCGACCGTGCCGCCGAGACTGGCCGGCTCCGCTTTGAAGTTCGACTGCCGGACCATGATGACCGACGGCTCGGACCTGACGGCCCAGTCCGCAACCAGCTTGCCCGCGTACATTCCGCGGGAAACGGAAAACCCGCTATCCGCCTTGGTGCACGCGACCGCATCGGAAACGAGCCCGGCGTTCAAGGCGACTGCCAGGCTCGGCCCCAGGTCAGTACCGAACGCCGAGTTGGCAATCAGGATCGCCGCCGGCTTGCGCTCGGCCGCCAGCTTCACCAGTGCTTTCTGATACGGCTCGTAGTTGAAATCTCTGAATATCGGTCCGGAGACACAGACGACCTTGTT from candidate division WOR-3 bacterium harbors:
- a CDS encoding electron transfer flavoprotein subunit alpha/FixB family protein, which encodes MSNSIMVLVEHRQGAIRDVSFEMLTAARKLGAGNVEAVLMAESCDLLAPAIAPHANKVVCVSGPIFRDFNYEPYQKALVKLAAERKPAAILIANSAFGTDLGPSLAVALNAGLVSDAVACTKADSGFSVSRGMYAGKLVADWAVRSEPSVIMVRQSNFKAEPASLGGTVEKWDAGDVVSGAKTKFLSLEEVPTTGIDITKATIVVGIGRGIKEAKNMPLAQEFAQDIGAVLAASRPVVDAGWLPKEVQIGSSGKTIKPKLYIALGISGAFQHIAGMKGADTIIAVNKDPKAPIFSVAHYGIVDDLHKVVPALRTKIKEMKT